The Exiguobacterium mexicanum genome includes a window with the following:
- a CDS encoding dihydrolipoyl dehydrogenase family protein: MKDYQLIVIGGGAAGMTVAAGAANLGAKVALVEKKKHLGGDCLHVGCVPSKALIAASKEASSMMQAARVLGAEFDGRDHYQTTKARVDRARAIIQDHDGTERFEKLGVDVYIGEASFQSPYELKVGDDLLIGKKFVIATGSKPTVPPIDGLDSVPYLTNEQVFEEETLPESIIVIGAGTVGLELAQSFARLGSQVTVLEAQDTFLPKEDESVSKLLRSQLEMAMRLKIGVKVKQIAEEDGRIHVTTEVDGETVTYEADKLLMATGRKPRIDELRLDRAHVNVKDGYVDVTSTYRTSQPHIFAIGDTIKTLPFTHAAGEEGKAVVANALFGLWNKVDYTKMPWITFTDPEVFHVGMTEAEARERHGDDVEIFEAKLSEVDRFVADRQETGFVKIITRKNGKIIGGHAVGMTAGDWMQIVVYAMQRGEKIGKLSRMIYPYPSRSEAVKKAADLYWRKRLFNSPLTELARKYFEWTR; the protein is encoded by the coding sequence ATGAAGGATTATCAGTTGATTGTGATTGGTGGTGGCGCGGCCGGGATGACGGTCGCGGCTGGTGCCGCAAACTTAGGCGCAAAGGTCGCCTTGGTCGAGAAGAAAAAACACCTTGGTGGAGACTGTCTTCACGTCGGGTGTGTCCCGTCGAAAGCGCTGATTGCCGCTTCGAAAGAAGCGAGTAGCATGATGCAGGCGGCGCGTGTGCTCGGAGCTGAGTTTGATGGCCGCGACCATTACCAGACGACGAAGGCGCGTGTCGATCGTGCCCGTGCCATCATCCAAGATCATGACGGAACGGAGCGTTTCGAAAAACTTGGTGTCGATGTGTATATCGGCGAGGCATCATTCCAAAGCCCGTACGAGCTTAAAGTCGGAGACGACTTATTGATTGGGAAAAAGTTTGTCATCGCGACCGGATCGAAACCGACCGTACCGCCGATTGATGGATTGGACAGTGTTCCGTACTTAACGAACGAACAAGTTTTTGAAGAAGAGACGCTGCCAGAAAGTATCATCGTCATCGGTGCCGGCACGGTCGGGCTTGAACTTGCCCAATCGTTCGCTCGTCTTGGAAGCCAAGTGACCGTGCTTGAGGCACAGGACACGTTCTTACCGAAAGAAGATGAGTCTGTCAGCAAATTGCTCCGCTCCCAGCTCGAGATGGCGATGCGTCTGAAAATCGGGGTGAAAGTGAAGCAGATTGCGGAAGAGGACGGACGTATTCACGTCACGACTGAAGTCGATGGCGAGACCGTGACGTATGAGGCTGACAAACTGCTCATGGCGACGGGCCGTAAACCGAGAATTGATGAACTACGGCTCGACCGGGCGCATGTGAACGTGAAAGACGGGTACGTTGATGTCACTTCGACATACCGGACGTCCCAACCGCACATTTTCGCGATCGGTGACACGATCAAGACGTTACCGTTCACCCATGCGGCCGGAGAAGAAGGGAAAGCCGTCGTGGCGAACGCCTTGTTCGGACTATGGAACAAGGTCGACTACACGAAGATGCCGTGGATCACGTTCACGGACCCGGAAGTGTTCCACGTTGGCATGACCGAGGCCGAGGCACGTGAGCGTCACGGCGATGACGTCGAGATTTTTGAAGCGAAACTGTCTGAGGTCGATCGGTTCGTCGCCGACCGTCAAGAGACAGGATTCGTCAAAATCATCACCCGGAAGAACGGTAAGATTATCGGTGGGCACGCGGTCGGAATGACGGCCGGAGATTGGATGCAAATCGTCGTCTATGCGATGCAGCGGGGCGAGAAGATCGGTAAACTGTCCCGGATGATCTATCCGTACCCATCGCGTAGCGAAGCGGTCAAGAAGGCGGCCGACTTGTACTGGCGGAAACGTTTGTTCAACAGTCCGCTCACTGAGCTCGCTCGTAAATATTTCGAATGGACCCGTTAA
- a CDS encoding DUF1499 domain-containing protein, translating to MATKSLKPLSGSPNAVSTETEIEALRMEPLPYGQDRAESIETMKMVMGQLPRTELVKETDDTLHYVVTSKMMRFKDDVEFRFDDETRQIEFRSASRLGHSDFGVNRKRMQDVSERYRRLMR from the coding sequence GTGGCAACGAAATCATTGAAGCCATTGTCAGGTAGTCCGAACGCTGTCTCGACCGAAACAGAAATTGAGGCGCTACGCATGGAGCCGCTCCCATACGGGCAAGACCGTGCTGAGAGCATCGAGACAATGAAGATGGTGATGGGGCAACTGCCTCGGACCGAGCTCGTCAAGGAGACGGATGACACGCTCCATTATGTCGTCACGTCGAAAATGATGCGCTTTAAGGATGACGTTGAATTCCGATTCGACGATGAGACAAGACAGATTGAATTCCGCTCGGCATCACGACTCGGTCACTCTGACTTTGGGGTGAACCGGAAGCGGATGCAGGATGTGAGTGAACGCTATCGGAGGTTGATGAGATGA
- a CDS encoding sensor histidine kinase, translating into MKQQLVIRIMLVITFVLVLLVSVLSYGTYRYYYEYESEALLSHATTSAYLYPQAQVGFETPSAFSVLVRTFGYPGTDLTIVDRTGQIIKTTGQRAQQAAFTPEQLQDLARGESIVQDYDVEGNHYLSVTSPIITDGTSEFAISFTRPLADLDTLIREIWMAVVMIGVLIWLVALYAVIRIADRFVRPIRDIIETADEMAQGDFDVEVYSNEKHELGALARTLTYLGAKVQQHQSTRNEFLSNVSHELRTPLTSIKGWTETIRGGDEKVSEETELGLSIIHSETERMIGLVEQLLDYTKIEESRLVLYRQELDLVSLLRKVTIQLKQSLEDKQITLIERYPQKSIGLFDENRLKQVFLNLLENAIRFSPEGGTLTVRFVQSERVAFISIIDEGPGISRDHLQRITEMFYQAQVTKGSSGLGLAIAKELIEAHEGKLVIESEVGHGTTVTVLLPLDPSELH; encoded by the coding sequence ATGAAGCAACAGCTCGTCATTCGGATTATGCTCGTCATAACGTTCGTGCTCGTCTTGCTCGTGAGCGTCTTGTCGTACGGAACGTACCGCTACTACTATGAATATGAATCAGAGGCCTTACTTAGCCATGCGACGACGAGTGCCTATCTCTATCCCCAGGCGCAGGTCGGTTTTGAAACACCGAGCGCGTTCTCGGTTCTCGTCCGGACGTTCGGGTATCCAGGCACCGATTTGACGATTGTCGACCGGACCGGTCAAATCATTAAAACGACGGGACAGAGGGCGCAGCAGGCGGCCTTCACACCGGAACAACTGCAAGACCTCGCCCGCGGTGAGTCCATCGTCCAAGATTACGATGTGGAAGGGAACCACTATTTGTCGGTGACGAGTCCCATCATCACGGACGGCACGAGTGAATTCGCCATCAGCTTCACGCGGCCGCTCGCCGATCTCGATACGTTGATTCGCGAGATTTGGATGGCTGTCGTCATGATTGGCGTCTTGATTTGGCTGGTCGCGCTCTATGCCGTCATTCGGATTGCAGACCGCTTCGTCCGACCGATTCGAGACATCATTGAGACGGCTGATGAGATGGCGCAAGGTGATTTTGACGTCGAAGTCTATTCCAATGAAAAACATGAGCTCGGGGCACTGGCCCGGACGCTGACGTATTTAGGAGCGAAAGTGCAGCAGCATCAGTCGACGCGAAATGAATTTCTATCAAACGTGTCGCACGAGTTGCGGACGCCGCTCACTTCGATCAAAGGGTGGACCGAGACGATTCGCGGCGGGGACGAGAAAGTGTCGGAGGAGACCGAGCTCGGTTTGAGCATCATCCATTCGGAGACGGAGCGGATGATTGGGCTCGTCGAGCAGTTGCTCGATTACACGAAAATTGAAGAGAGCCGGCTCGTCTTGTATCGGCAAGAACTCGACCTCGTATCGCTGTTACGGAAAGTGACGATTCAGTTGAAACAGTCGCTCGAGGATAAACAAATCACCCTCATCGAACGGTACCCCCAAAAATCGATTGGACTGTTTGATGAGAACCGGTTGAAACAAGTATTTTTAAACTTACTCGAGAACGCCATTCGCTTCTCACCCGAAGGTGGGACGTTGACCGTACGGTTCGTGCAATCCGAGCGGGTCGCGTTCATCTCGATTATTGACGAGGGGCCTGGTATCTCACGGGATCACCTGCAACGCATCACGGAAATGTTCTATCAGGCGCAAGTGACGAAAGGCAGCAGTGGTCTTGGTCTCGCGATTGCGAAGGAGTTGATCGAGGCGCACGAAGGAAAGCTCGTCATTGAAAGTGAGGTCGGTCATGGGACGACGGTGACTGTTTTGTTGCCGCTCGACCCGAGCGAACTGCATTAA